A single genomic interval of Amycolatopsis albispora harbors:
- a CDS encoding lanthionine synthetase C family protein: MNADLASDAAVEYATGIADRLARPDAPHLPTDEPWWHQSLAHGAPGVALLHIELAAAGIRPFDRAHDWLTAVTSKPITAGASTGLFYGAPAVARALAGAATVRPGTYQSALTPLTRQIAADAHNRVDKAHERMDVVGMLPQMAEFDTIRGLAGLGAHLLHHDPDGTALPAVLGALVRLTQPVMVEGEALPGWWTLTGPTGHADEEFPGGHGNFGVAHGIGGPLALLAQALRRGIAVDGQRQAVATICAWLDSWRISTPSGHRWPYMVTRDEARSTPMYVRHSGASRRPSWCYGTAGIARTLHLAALALDDADRRQIAEEAVISAVTDPEQDALISDASLCHGYAGLARITAHTAIDTPEPAASRLRALATEMLHRACAQAVPEGPGFLEGAAGIGLAALAAEIEPATGWGTGLLIT, from the coding sequence ATGAACGCCGACCTCGCCTCGGATGCCGCGGTCGAGTACGCGACGGGGATCGCCGATCGCCTCGCCCGGCCGGACGCCCCCCACCTGCCCACGGACGAGCCGTGGTGGCACCAATCCCTCGCCCACGGCGCTCCCGGTGTGGCACTGCTGCACATCGAGCTGGCAGCCGCCGGGATACGGCCGTTCGACCGCGCCCACGACTGGCTGACCGCCGTCACCAGCAAGCCGATCACCGCCGGAGCGAGCACCGGCTTGTTCTACGGCGCGCCGGCAGTCGCGCGCGCCCTCGCGGGCGCCGCCACAGTCCGTCCCGGCACGTACCAGTCCGCCCTCACGCCCTTGACCCGGCAGATCGCCGCCGACGCCCACAACCGCGTCGACAAGGCCCACGAGCGCATGGACGTCGTCGGGATGTTGCCGCAGATGGCCGAGTTCGACACGATTCGGGGCCTCGCTGGTCTCGGTGCCCATCTGCTGCACCACGACCCCGACGGCACCGCCCTGCCGGCCGTTCTGGGCGCCCTCGTGCGGCTCACCCAACCGGTGATGGTCGAAGGAGAGGCCCTGCCGGGGTGGTGGACCCTCACCGGTCCCACCGGCCACGCGGACGAGGAGTTCCCCGGAGGCCACGGCAACTTCGGCGTAGCACACGGCATCGGCGGCCCGCTGGCACTGCTGGCCCAGGCCCTGCGCCGGGGCATCGCCGTGGACGGGCAGCGCCAGGCCGTCGCGACGATTTGCGCGTGGCTGGACTCCTGGCGCATAAGCACTCCGAGCGGGCACCGGTGGCCCTACATGGTCACCCGAGACGAGGCGCGTTCGACGCCGATGTACGTGCGGCACAGCGGGGCCAGCCGACGCCCGAGCTGGTGCTACGGAACAGCGGGCATCGCCCGCACCCTGCACCTCGCCGCCCTGGCCCTCGACGACGCCGATCGCCGCCAGATCGCCGAGGAAGCCGTGATCAGTGCGGTGACCGACCCGGAACAGGATGCGTTGATCAGCGACGCTTCGCTGTGCCACGGCTACGCCGGACTCGCCCGGATCACCGCTCACACCGCCATCGACACACCGGAGCCGGCCGCTTCCCGACTCCGCGCGCTGGCCACCGAGATGCTGCACCGCGCCTGCGCCCAGGCCGTTCCCGAAGGCCCCGGCTTCCTCGAAGGTGCTGCCGGGATCGGCCTAGCTGCCCTCGCCGCTGAGATCGAGCCCGCGACAGGCTGGGGCACCGGCCTGCTCATCACCTGA
- the fxlM gene encoding methyltransferase, FxLD system: MLPDSWHHYLVEFADPTTAEHTAATLLVPALDQAQQDGELDTWWHLRKTPAWRLRYQSVNPETKAVDTLLSDLQADGHLARWTRGIYEPETLAFGGPAAMDIAHSLFHHDSRHCLARATKPAALGQRETTVLLFSSMLRAAGLDWFEQGDVWGKVAALRPTAQPHTNNSPHTERLSQAVRRLMTTNTHKVADVAPDVVPETWWTAFDTAGRQLAELARAGHLERGLRAVLAHHFIFHANRAGLSGTDQATLAALAVDTVFHSTPTRQAPAGTTSNTVRVPAMTTTVSDASTGSADELRTKLADRLVKDGTVRTDAVEAAFRQVPRHLFLPDVPLVEAYADEPVYTKHEGDGTRISAASQPKIVAMMLEQLGIQPGERLLELGAATGYNAALMATLTGADGHVTTIDIDEDLVDGAREHLSAANIDNVEAVAADGALGHPETAPFDRVIATVGAHEVPAAWLDQLTPGGRLVAPVRLRGCASRSIVFERDQDGWRSLDSEMAIFMPLRGLGDDARRVLDLTGTGEVTLQIHKDNNHATDPDTLAGVFDSPACEVWTGVHFVPMESFEWLDLWLACHLPNPLMRMEVAPAAKESGLVRPMFPSVAMATTAADGSLAYLTIRAADPDPDGRRRYEVGVIGHGPNAQELAEQVSVEISTWDQSFRSSTVRFAIPDTAPQPDTNPGFVVLDRATKPMTVTWE; this comes from the coding sequence ATGCTGCCGGACAGCTGGCACCACTACCTGGTCGAGTTCGCCGACCCGACCACGGCCGAGCACACCGCCGCGACCCTGCTCGTGCCCGCCCTCGACCAGGCCCAGCAGGACGGCGAACTCGACACGTGGTGGCACCTGCGCAAGACACCCGCCTGGCGGCTGCGTTACCAATCGGTCAACCCCGAGACGAAAGCGGTCGACACGCTGCTGTCCGACCTGCAGGCCGATGGGCATCTCGCGCGCTGGACTCGCGGCATCTACGAACCCGAAACCCTTGCCTTCGGTGGACCCGCCGCGATGGACATCGCGCACTCGCTGTTTCACCACGACAGCCGCCACTGCCTCGCCCGTGCCACGAAACCCGCTGCCTTGGGTCAGAGAGAGACCACCGTCCTGCTGTTCAGCTCGATGCTGCGCGCCGCCGGGCTGGACTGGTTCGAGCAGGGCGACGTCTGGGGCAAGGTGGCTGCGCTCCGGCCCACCGCCCAACCCCACACCAACAACTCTCCGCACACCGAGCGGTTGAGCCAAGCGGTGCGCCGACTGATGACCACCAACACGCACAAGGTCGCCGACGTCGCCCCCGACGTGGTTCCCGAGACCTGGTGGACAGCGTTCGACACGGCCGGCCGCCAACTCGCCGAACTCGCTCGCGCTGGACACCTCGAGCGGGGCCTGCGCGCCGTTCTGGCGCACCACTTCATCTTCCACGCCAACCGCGCCGGTCTCTCCGGCACCGACCAGGCCACCCTCGCCGCGCTGGCCGTCGACACCGTTTTCCACAGCACGCCTACCCGGCAGGCACCAGCCGGGACCACCTCCAACACCGTTAGGGTTCCCGCAATGACAACCACCGTCAGTGACGCTTCCACCGGCTCCGCCGACGAGCTGCGTACCAAGCTCGCCGACCGCCTCGTCAAGGACGGCACCGTCCGCACCGACGCTGTGGAGGCCGCGTTCCGGCAGGTGCCCCGACACCTGTTCCTGCCCGACGTCCCCCTGGTCGAGGCGTACGCCGACGAGCCTGTCTACACCAAACACGAGGGCGACGGCACCCGAATCAGCGCCGCGTCCCAGCCCAAGATCGTCGCCATGATGCTCGAACAGCTCGGCATCCAGCCCGGCGAACGGCTGCTTGAACTCGGCGCGGCCACCGGCTACAACGCCGCCCTGATGGCCACCCTCACCGGTGCCGACGGGCATGTCACCACGATCGACATCGACGAAGACCTCGTCGACGGCGCCCGCGAGCACCTGTCCGCAGCCAACATCGATAACGTCGAGGCGGTCGCCGCCGACGGCGCACTCGGCCACCCAGAAACCGCGCCTTTCGACCGCGTCATCGCCACTGTCGGTGCCCACGAGGTCCCGGCTGCCTGGCTCGACCAGCTCACACCCGGCGGGCGTCTGGTGGCTCCGGTGCGCCTGCGTGGTTGTGCCTCTCGCAGCATCGTCTTCGAACGCGACCAGGACGGCTGGCGCAGCCTGGACAGCGAGATGGCGATCTTCATGCCCCTGCGTGGCCTCGGCGACGACGCTCGCCGCGTTCTGGACCTCACCGGCACCGGGGAGGTGACGCTGCAAATCCACAAGGACAACAACCACGCCACCGATCCGGACACCCTGGCCGGGGTCTTTGACAGCCCTGCCTGCGAAGTGTGGACCGGCGTGCACTTCGTCCCGATGGAATCCTTCGAATGGCTGGACCTCTGGCTGGCTTGCCACCTGCCCAACCCGCTGATGCGCATGGAGGTCGCTCCCGCCGCGAAGGAAAGCGGCCTTGTGCGGCCGATGTTCCCCTCGGTGGCGATGGCCACCACCGCCGCCGACGGCAGCCTCGCATACCTCACCATCCGCGCCGCAGACCCCGATCCGGACGGCCGCCGACGCTACGAGGTCGGCGTCATCGGCCACGGCCCCAACGCGCAGGAACTCGCCGAGCAGGTCTCGGTCGAGATCTCGACGTGGGACCAGAGCTTCCGCTCCAGCACCGTCCGATTCGCCATTCCCGACACCGCGCCCCAGCCGGACACCAACCCCGGCTTCGTGGTCCTGGACCGCGCCACCAAGCCCATGACCGTCACCTGGGAGTGA